A window of the Yersinia rochesterensis genome harbors these coding sequences:
- the fhuF gene encoding siderophore-iron reductase FhuF: MSNTAEVIYPSTTAISDEIASLFARTFVHFSESFYVNAIEIPEESVLLEQWAAENNLPILMQNYEKYYYDGTELNPHYKALHSLWGQWYFGLVIPPMILMLLALPRVIDIRPERVRVKFHTTGRPEIIYYQHGWLDGRSWLDNHNRLDKSPSSLLERLYLLLDHHIIPVMAKIERQPKANIRLIWNNVGYLMFWYLREFANKLGPIEGYDTIIENFFLTSSLPDGRDNPLYRTVIPRNGDMERRTCCQRNKLPGVGSCHDCPLESRS; this comes from the coding sequence GTGTCGAATACAGCTGAGGTAATTTATCCTTCAACAACGGCGATTTCTGATGAAATTGCCAGTTTGTTTGCCCGTACGTTCGTGCACTTCTCCGAATCTTTTTATGTCAATGCAATTGAAATACCTGAAGAAAGTGTGTTATTGGAACAGTGGGCGGCAGAAAATAACTTACCCATATTGATGCAAAACTATGAAAAGTATTACTACGACGGTACCGAGCTTAATCCGCATTATAAAGCGCTGCACTCATTATGGGGGCAATGGTATTTCGGTCTGGTGATCCCACCGATGATCTTGATGTTACTGGCATTACCCAGAGTAATAGATATCCGCCCTGAAAGAGTTCGGGTTAAATTTCATACCACAGGGCGGCCCGAAATTATCTACTATCAGCATGGTTGGTTAGATGGCCGTAGTTGGCTAGATAACCATAATAGGCTAGATAAATCACCGTCATCTTTACTGGAGCGGCTCTATTTATTACTCGATCATCATATTATTCCTGTTATGGCGAAAATAGAGCGCCAGCCAAAAGCTAATATCCGGCTGATATGGAATAACGTAGGTTATTTGATGTTTTGGTATCTACGCGAATTTGCGAATAAGCTGGGGCCTATTGAGGGCTATGACACTATTATTGAAAACTTTTTTCTCACTTCAAGCTTACCGGATGGACGAGACAATCCCCTCTATCGCACTGTTATTCCAAGAAATGGTGATATGGAACGCCGCACTTGTTGCCAACGGAATAAACTGCCGGGTGTCGGCAGTTGTCATGATTGCCCGTTAGAATCTCGCTCATAA
- a CDS encoding M24 family metallopeptidase, whose product MNKEKIAHLDAVSRKARVVMEREGLDALVVTVCDNFYYLTGFASFFMYTFRHTGAAVAIMFRDESIPSHIIINEFEAASTHFDMPNMVLKTFPVWVDVDDPRNPLNHQRKRERPIGPPVEAVFGLVKEALASAGVLDKTIAIELQAMSNGGKNVLDKVAPGLKWVDSTPLFNEIRMVKSPWEIKYLRKSAEITEFGIASAAKHIRVGCTAAELTAAFKAAVMTFPETNFSRFNLISVGVNFSPKMFADETPAKLGDLIKFDCGVDVAGYGADLARTFVLGEPDELTQQIYNTIRAGHEHMLSMVAPGVKLKDVFDTTMAVIKTSGLPHYNRGHLGHGDGVFLGLEEAPFVSPLATETFLPGMVLSLETPYYGIGIGSIMLEDMILITNNGFEFLSKSNRDLCRCN is encoded by the coding sequence GTGAATAAAGAAAAAATTGCCCATTTAGATGCGGTCAGCCGTAAAGCCCGTGTAGTCATGGAGCGCGAAGGGCTTGACGCTCTGGTGGTCACCGTCTGTGATAATTTCTATTACCTGACTGGTTTCGCCAGTTTCTTTATGTATACCTTCCGGCACACGGGTGCAGCTGTCGCCATTATGTTTCGTGATGAAAGCATTCCGTCTCATATCATCATAAATGAGTTTGAAGCCGCCAGCACCCACTTTGATATGCCCAACATGGTGCTGAAAACCTTCCCGGTATGGGTTGATGTTGATGACCCGCGGAACCCACTTAATCATCAGAGAAAGCGCGAACGACCTATTGGCCCACCAGTAGAAGCTGTTTTTGGTTTAGTGAAAGAGGCCCTTGCGAGTGCTGGCGTGCTGGATAAAACCATTGCAATTGAATTACAGGCTATGTCTAACGGCGGTAAAAATGTGTTAGATAAAGTCGCTCCGGGGCTAAAGTGGGTTGATTCAACGCCGCTGTTCAATGAAATCCGAATGGTTAAAAGCCCGTGGGAGATTAAATACCTGCGTAAAAGTGCTGAAATTACTGAGTTCGGTATCGCCAGTGCCGCTAAACATATCCGTGTGGGTTGTACGGCAGCAGAATTGACCGCTGCATTTAAAGCTGCTGTCATGACCTTCCCCGAGACCAATTTCTCTCGCTTTAATCTTATTTCTGTCGGCGTTAATTTCTCACCTAAAATGTTTGCTGATGAGACCCCAGCAAAGCTCGGGGATTTAATTAAGTTTGATTGCGGGGTAGATGTGGCGGGTTATGGTGCGGATCTTGCCAGAACATTTGTGCTGGGGGAGCCGGATGAGCTTACGCAGCAGATATACAACACAATAAGAGCCGGGCACGAACATATGCTATCAATGGTGGCACCGGGCGTTAAGTTAAAAGATGTATTTGACACCACCATGGCTGTTATTAAAACCTCCGGTTTGCCCCATTATAACCGCGGTCATCTTGGCCATGGCGATGGTGTATTTTTGGGGCTGGAAGAAGCGCCTTTTGTCAGCCCATTGGCAACGGAAACATTTCTCCCTGGGATGGTGCTAAGTCTCGAAACACCTTATTACGGCATCGGTATTGGCTCGATTATGCTGGAAGATATGATCCTCATTACCAATAACGGTTTTGAATTTTTAAGCAAATCAAATCGCGATTTGTGTCGTTGTAATTAA
- the pgaA gene encoding poly-beta-1,6 N-acetyl-D-glucosamine export porin PgaA, whose product MYNAFTTLLRPLHRHRMTLLALLISGLSVNPVLADTQYDSLIIKARAGDTAPVLDYLQKESKAGPLNSGQVDDWLQIAGWAGRDQEVIDVYERYYSSINLSSRGLASAARAYRNEKRWDQALALWQSSLKKDPTNPDLITGMIMTQADSGRGGAALQQAKELADRNPSAQNYMTLAYLNRATDRNYDALQASSEAVRLAPESEEVLKSHLEILQRNRIADPALQLAKENPKLVTAEQYRQLERDAAAEQVRMAVLPTRSETERFYIADQALADYQDLLARWSKEPEAQDDYQRARIDRLGALLVRHHTEELIKEYESMEAEGYKMPDYARRWAASAYIDRRMPEKAAPILTSLYYADGKTFRNSDDLLDADDLYYALNESEQLDKAHQFAKNYSEQTPYQVGVYGLPGKEPNDDWMEGQTLLVQSLVALNDLPAAQKKLETLSSTAPANQNLRIALASVYLARDLPRKSEQELKAVESLAPRSLILERAQAETAMDLQEWHQMELLTDDVIARSPEDVPSQELDRQRKVHNMYELRVTGNRVISSGSPITGDKDYGLEAILYSPPIAENWRVFGGGSFDNAQFEEGKGINRATRLGGEWTSRDHWAEAEMNNQNYGFGNKTGFRLSTWYEFNDHWRVGGQLERLAKDTPLRAMKNNITANSASAFVLWKNDERRDVEFNITPSDFSDGNNRWEYELNGRQRIWSGPYLTADFNLGLAASTNTKEDVIYYNPKRDFTYVPAVTLNHIMYRHYKTIWSQQVQLGVGGYWEKNYGNGLVTTASYGQRVQWNDVVDTGLALTYDKRPYDGVREHDLSLAFDLNYRF is encoded by the coding sequence ATGTATAACGCATTTACGACACTGCTGCGCCCGTTGCACCGGCACAGAATGACTTTATTAGCGCTATTAATTTCCGGTCTTTCTGTTAATCCCGTATTGGCAGATACACAGTATGATTCATTAATCATCAAAGCCAGAGCTGGGGATACCGCACCGGTCCTTGATTATTTACAGAAAGAATCTAAAGCAGGGCCACTTAATAGTGGTCAAGTTGACGACTGGCTGCAAATTGCGGGATGGGCTGGGCGTGACCAGGAAGTCATTGATGTTTACGAAAGATATTATTCTTCAATAAATCTCTCCTCACGTGGCCTGGCTTCTGCGGCGCGTGCTTATCGTAATGAAAAACGTTGGGATCAAGCTTTGGCACTGTGGCAAAGCAGCTTAAAGAAAGACCCCACTAACCCCGACCTTATCACTGGCATGATCATGACACAGGCGGATTCTGGTCGTGGTGGCGCGGCTTTACAACAGGCAAAAGAGTTAGCTGACCGCAACCCCTCGGCGCAAAACTATATGACTCTGGCTTATCTGAACCGAGCCACCGATCGCAATTATGACGCATTACAGGCCTCCAGTGAGGCGGTGCGATTAGCGCCAGAATCTGAGGAAGTATTAAAAAGTCACCTCGAGATTTTGCAAAGAAACCGTATTGCCGACCCAGCATTACAGCTTGCTAAAGAGAACCCAAAACTGGTTACGGCCGAGCAGTATCGACAGCTTGAAAGAGATGCGGCGGCTGAACAAGTTCGTATGGCCGTGCTACCGACCCGCAGTGAAACAGAACGTTTTTATATCGCGGATCAGGCTTTGGCAGATTATCAGGATTTATTAGCCCGTTGGAGCAAAGAGCCTGAGGCGCAGGACGATTATCAGCGGGCGCGAATTGATAGGCTCGGTGCATTATTGGTTCGCCACCATACCGAAGAACTGATTAAAGAATATGAAAGCATGGAAGCTGAGGGCTACAAAATGCCTGATTATGCCCGCCGTTGGGCAGCTTCTGCTTATATTGATCGCCGGATGCCGGAAAAAGCTGCACCAATTCTCACCAGTTTGTATTACGCCGACGGTAAAACATTCCGCAACAGTGATGACCTGCTGGATGCTGATGATCTCTATTACGCTTTGAATGAAAGTGAGCAGTTGGATAAGGCTCATCAATTTGCCAAGAACTACAGCGAACAAACTCCTTATCAGGTGGGGGTGTATGGTCTGCCGGGCAAAGAACCCAATGATGATTGGATGGAAGGTCAGACCTTGCTGGTTCAATCGCTGGTGGCCCTTAATGACCTGCCGGCAGCCCAGAAAAAACTGGAGACCCTCTCCAGCACGGCTCCTGCTAACCAAAATTTACGCATTGCTTTAGCCAGCGTTTATCTGGCCAGAGATTTGCCGCGTAAATCGGAACAAGAGTTGAAGGCAGTCGAGTCGCTAGCACCACGCAGCCTGATTCTGGAACGGGCGCAAGCTGAAACGGCGATGGATCTGCAAGAGTGGCATCAGATGGAATTATTGACTGACGATGTGATTGCGCGCTCTCCGGAAGATGTGCCGTCGCAAGAATTAGACCGCCAACGCAAAGTTCATAATATGTATGAACTGCGGGTGACCGGTAACCGCGTCATCTCCTCTGGAAGCCCCATCACGGGTGACAAAGATTACGGCCTTGAGGCGATTTTATATAGCCCACCTATTGCCGAAAACTGGCGCGTGTTTGGCGGCGGGAGCTTTGATAATGCTCAATTTGAAGAAGGTAAGGGTATCAATCGTGCGACCCGATTAGGGGGCGAGTGGACTTCCCGTGACCACTGGGCTGAAGCTGAAATGAATAATCAGAATTATGGTTTTGGCAATAAAACCGGATTCCGTTTATCAACCTGGTATGAGTTTAATGACCATTGGCGGGTGGGTGGTCAGCTCGAAAGATTGGCGAAAGATACGCCGCTGCGGGCGATGAAAAACAATATCACCGCCAACAGTGCCTCTGCATTTGTGTTGTGGAAAAACGATGAACGCCGTGATGTTGAATTTAATATCACCCCGTCTGATTTCTCTGACGGTAACAATCGGTGGGAATACGAATTGAATGGGCGTCAGCGTATCTGGAGCGGCCCTTACCTGACGGCCGATTTCAATTTAGGGTTGGCAGCTAGCACCAATACCAAAGAAGACGTGATTTATTACAATCCAAAACGTGATTTCACTTATGTACCCGCGGTGACCTTAAATCACATTATGTACCGCCATTATAAAACTATCTGGAGCCAGCAAGTGCAACTGGGTGTCGGTGGCTACTGGGAGAAAAACTACGGCAATGGCCTGGTTACCACGGCAAGTTATGGCCAGCGTGTGCAATGGAATGATGTTGTCGATACCGGATTGGCCCTAACCTACGATAAGCGCCCTTATGATGGGGTCCGTGAGCATGACCTCTCACTCGCTTTCGATTTGAATTACCGTTTCTAA
- the pgaB gene encoding poly-beta-1,6-N-acetyl-D-glucosamine N-deacetylase PgaB, with protein MAKIQFFIRILVVGLVTLLASVCYAEKPVFVPPAERALPLSERPWQKNTFVVIAYHDVEDDSADQRYLSVRSSALSEQLAWLKDNRYHVVSVDQILAARNGGTPLPNKAVLLTFDDGYSSFYNRVYPLLEANKLPAILAPVGTWIDTPANKKVDFGGLSTDRDRFLTWKQISEMAKSNLIEIGAHTYASHYGVIANPQGNTEPAAANLIYDPKTKKYETEAAFKQRMEKDISLITERIIKATGKQPRVWVWPYGAPNGTVLNILRQHGYQMAMTLEPGIGNVNDLMNIPRILISNNPSLKDFAQLVTSVQEKDIMRVAHVDLDYLYDPDPVQERENLDKLVQRISDLRVTTVFLQAFSDPKGDGNIRQVYFPNRWIPMRQDLFNRVAWQLASRPDVDVYAWMPVLAFDMDPSLPRIKRIDPKTGKTSIDPDQYRRLSPFNPEVRQRIIDIYRDLAYSAPIDGILYHDDAVMSDFEDASPDAITAYQKAGFPGSIAEIRKDPEMMARWTRYKSRYLVDFTNELTRQVRDIRGPQVKSARNIFAMPILEPESEAWFAQNLDDFLANYDWVAPMAMPLMEKVPLSESNEWLSQLVNKVAQRPGALNKTVFELQSKDWTKPEGNNAISGPILAGWMRQLQLNGAQNFGYYPDNFITGEPPLKDVRPVLSSAWYPLYDR; from the coding sequence ATGGCGAAGATACAATTTTTTATTCGGATATTGGTTGTTGGATTAGTGACGTTGCTGGCGTCGGTCTGTTATGCAGAAAAACCCGTATTTGTCCCACCGGCCGAGCGCGCATTACCGCTGAGTGAAAGACCGTGGCAGAAGAATACGTTTGTGGTCATTGCTTACCATGATGTTGAAGATGATTCGGCAGATCAGCGCTATTTATCGGTAAGAAGCAGTGCACTAAGTGAACAACTCGCTTGGCTAAAAGACAATCGCTACCACGTCGTCTCTGTTGACCAAATTCTGGCGGCCAGGAATGGGGGAACCCCGTTACCAAACAAAGCCGTATTACTGACTTTTGATGATGGTTATAGCAGTTTTTACAATCGGGTTTACCCGCTATTAGAGGCGAATAAATTGCCTGCGATATTGGCCCCTGTGGGGACATGGATTGATACCCCGGCCAATAAAAAGGTAGATTTTGGTGGTTTAAGCACGGATAGGGACCGTTTCCTGACCTGGAAGCAGATCAGTGAAATGGCCAAGTCCAATCTGATTGAAATCGGTGCGCATACCTATGCCTCGCATTATGGCGTGATAGCGAACCCGCAAGGGAATACCGAGCCTGCTGCCGCTAACCTGATATATGACCCGAAGACGAAAAAGTATGAAACTGAAGCTGCATTTAAGCAGCGGATGGAAAAAGACATTTCATTGATAACTGAGCGAATTATTAAAGCAACCGGCAAACAGCCACGGGTTTGGGTCTGGCCGTACGGCGCACCAAACGGCACTGTTTTGAATATCTTGCGCCAGCACGGTTACCAAATGGCGATGACTCTGGAACCGGGTATTGGCAACGTCAATGACTTGATGAATATCCCACGTATTTTGATCAGTAATAATCCGTCATTGAAAGATTTTGCTCAGTTAGTCACCTCGGTTCAGGAAAAGGACATCATGCGGGTAGCGCATGTTGATTTGGATTATCTCTATGATCCTGACCCAGTACAGGAAAGAGAAAACCTTGATAAATTAGTCCAGAGGATCTCTGATTTACGTGTGACCACGGTATTTTTACAAGCATTTTCCGACCCGAAAGGGGATGGCAATATTCGGCAGGTCTACTTCCCTAACCGCTGGATACCGATGCGTCAGGACTTGTTTAACCGCGTAGCATGGCAGTTAGCTTCACGTCCGGATGTTGATGTCTATGCCTGGATGCCCGTACTGGCCTTTGATATGGACCCATCTTTACCGCGGATTAAACGTATTGATCCGAAAACCGGTAAAACCAGTATCGATCCAGACCAATATCGCCGCTTATCGCCGTTCAACCCAGAAGTCCGGCAGCGCATTATCGATATTTATCGCGATTTAGCCTATAGCGCACCTATCGACGGCATTCTTTATCACGACGATGCAGTCATGTCTGATTTTGAAGATGCGTCGCCGGATGCGATCACTGCCTACCAAAAAGCGGGCTTCCCCGGCTCGATTGCTGAGATACGCAAGGACCCAGAAATGATGGCGCGCTGGACTCGTTATAAAAGTCGATATTTGGTTGATTTTACCAATGAGTTGACCCGTCAGGTACGTGATATTCGCGGCCCGCAAGTCAAATCAGCCCGCAATATATTCGCGATGCCGATTTTAGAACCGGAAAGCGAAGCATGGTTTGCACAGAATCTTGATGATTTCCTGGCGAACTATGATTGGGTTGCCCCGATGGCCATGCCGTTAATGGAGAAAGTGCCGTTATCAGAATCTAATGAGTGGTTATCTCAGCTGGTCAATAAAGTTGCTCAGCGGCCGGGGGCACTCAATAAAACCGTATTTGAACTGCAATCAAAGGACTGGACCAAACCTGAGGGCAACAATGCCATCAGCGGCCCGATACTGGCGGGATGGATGCGCCAGTTGCAGTTAAATGGCGCGCAAAATTTTGGTTACTATCCGGATAACTTTATCACTGGCGAACCACCGCTAAAAGATGTCCGCCCTGTGCTATCTTCTGCCTGGTACCCTTTATATGATCGATAG
- the pgaC gene encoding poly-beta-1,6-N-acetyl-D-glucosamine synthase — protein sequence MIDRIIALLILCLVLSIPAGMILLFTGDVLLNFVFFYPLFMSGIWITGGVYFWFRRERHWAWGDDVPPPELKGNPLVSILIPCFNEGENARETIHAALAQSYTNIEVIAINDGSSDDTAQVLDAMLVEDPRLRVIHLAHNQGKAIALRMGTAAARSEYLVCIDGDALLDKHAVPYLVAPMIANPRTGAVTGNPRIRTRSTLIGRVQVGEFSSIIGLIKRTQRVYGQVFTVSGVVAAFRRRALADVGYWSPDMITEDIDISWKLQIRHWSVFFEPRGLCWILMPETLGGLWKQRLRWAQGGAEVFLKNMFKLWRWRNRRMWILFLEYSLSITWAFTYLFSIILFLLGMVITLPPGIHVQTIFPPAFTGMVLALTCLLQFAISLVIERRYEPKLGSSLFWIIWYPMVYWMLSLFTTVVSFPKVMLNTKRKRARWISPDRGIGRVKP from the coding sequence ATGATCGATAGAATTATTGCATTACTCATCCTATGCCTGGTGCTGAGTATCCCTGCGGGCATGATCTTGCTCTTTACTGGCGACGTGCTGTTGAATTTTGTCTTCTTCTATCCACTCTTTATGTCCGGTATTTGGATAACGGGGGGGGTCTATTTCTGGTTCCGTCGAGAAAGACATTGGGCGTGGGGCGATGATGTTCCCCCTCCAGAGCTGAAAGGCAACCCACTGGTATCTATTCTCATTCCTTGCTTTAACGAAGGGGAGAATGCACGGGAAACCATTCACGCGGCATTGGCACAGAGTTATACCAACATTGAAGTCATTGCTATCAATGATGGTTCCAGCGATGACACGGCACAAGTGCTGGATGCCATGTTGGTCGAAGACCCTCGTCTGCGCGTCATTCACCTGGCCCATAATCAGGGCAAAGCTATTGCCTTAAGGATGGGAACGGCAGCCGCACGCAGTGAGTATCTGGTGTGTATTGATGGCGACGCCTTGCTGGATAAGCATGCGGTGCCTTATCTGGTTGCACCGATGATTGCCAACCCACGGACTGGCGCGGTGACGGGGAACCCGCGTATCCGCACGCGCTCAACTTTGATTGGCCGTGTTCAAGTGGGGGAATTCTCTTCTATCATTGGGTTGATTAAGCGGACTCAACGCGTTTATGGGCAAGTTTTCACTGTTTCCGGTGTGGTAGCGGCTTTTCGCCGTAGAGCATTGGCAGATGTGGGCTACTGGAGCCCAGATATGATAACCGAAGACATTGATATCAGTTGGAAACTCCAGATAAGGCATTGGTCAGTGTTCTTTGAACCCCGTGGTTTGTGCTGGATTTTAATGCCAGAAACCTTAGGTGGCTTGTGGAAACAACGGCTGCGCTGGGCACAGGGTGGGGCGGAGGTTTTCCTGAAGAATATGTTCAAGTTGTGGCGCTGGCGTAATCGCCGGATGTGGATCTTGTTCTTGGAATATTCACTGTCAATCACTTGGGCCTTTACTTACCTGTTCAGCATCATCCTGTTCCTGCTGGGGATGGTGATAACATTGCCGCCGGGAATCCATGTGCAAACGATCTTCCCGCCCGCGTTTACCGGGATGGTATTGGCGCTGACTTGTCTATTGCAGTTTGCTATCAGTTTGGTGATTGAACGGCGCTATGAACCTAAATTGGGCAGTTCACTGTTTTGGATCATCTGGTATCCGATGGTTTACTGGATGCTGAGCTTGTTCACCACCGTGGTTTCGTTCCCAAAAGTCATGCTGAATACCAAACGTAAACGTGCGCGCTGGATAAGCCCAGACCGCGGCATCGGGAGGGTTAAACCATGA
- the pgaD gene encoding poly-beta-1,6-N-acetyl-D-glucosamine biosynthesis protein PgaD: protein MSTLLIHTEQRLIPRLIDIIITALAWFGFIFLFVKGFLDMVHEAPNMGPVPFRMYILAGLTTLALYAAIAAFNAVVLIVWAKYNQVRFQVERRGHRPHLDDEELANSMEMSSEIIAQLKAGSCLTLYNDEHGQLLEVKEGLQLPEVAPVVNLRRG, encoded by the coding sequence ATGAGCACACTTCTGATTCATACTGAACAGCGGCTCATCCCGCGCTTGATTGACATTATTATTACGGCATTAGCTTGGTTTGGTTTTATCTTCCTGTTTGTGAAGGGCTTTCTGGATATGGTCCATGAAGCGCCAAATATGGGGCCGGTTCCGTTCAGAATGTATATTCTGGCCGGTTTGACGACATTAGCCTTATATGCAGCTATTGCAGCATTTAATGCCGTAGTACTAATTGTTTGGGCCAAATATAACCAAGTGCGTTTTCAAGTTGAGCGCCGTGGGCATCGGCCTCATTTGGATGATGAAGAACTGGCGAATAGCATGGAAATGTCGAGTGAGATTATTGCGCAATTAAAAGCAGGCTCTTGTCTCACATTGTATAACGATGAACACGGGCAACTGTTGGAAGTCAAAGAAGGGTTACAACTTCCCGAAGTTGCACCGGTGGTTAATTTACGCCGAGGCTAA
- a CDS encoding GNAT family N-acetyltransferase encodes MNQNHFGQIIGAELPHWQSALRPQPDDLPGNFCHLVPVDSDKHEISLYQAYHMAADTSDWTYFYCERPESEADFQQYLQTLINAKDAFHYTVVEAQSAVALGTVGLQRIDEKNGVIEIGSVNWSPRLKRHSAGTEAIYLLLHYVFDKLGYRRCEWKCDSLNGPSNAAAIRFGFQYEGQFRQAIVTKGRNRDTNWYAITDREWPLIKQAFNDWLARDNFDNEGKQKTRLQDLRISR; translated from the coding sequence GTGAATCAAAATCATTTCGGACAAATTATTGGCGCAGAGTTGCCGCACTGGCAATCCGCACTGCGACCTCAACCAGACGATTTACCGGGGAATTTTTGCCATTTGGTTCCCGTTGACTCAGATAAACATGAAATATCTTTGTATCAGGCTTATCACATGGCCGCCGATACGAGTGATTGGACCTATTTTTATTGTGAACGGCCAGAAAGTGAAGCGGATTTTCAGCAATATCTGCAAACATTAATTAATGCTAAAGATGCTTTCCACTATACGGTAGTCGAGGCGCAATCTGCTGTGGCTTTGGGGACGGTTGGCCTACAGCGAATTGATGAAAAAAATGGTGTAATTGAGATTGGTTCAGTGAATTGGTCGCCGCGTTTAAAACGTCATTCAGCCGGTACCGAAGCTATCTATTTACTCTTACATTATGTATTCGACAAATTAGGTTATCGCCGTTGTGAGTGGAAATGTGATTCATTGAATGGGCCTTCAAATGCTGCTGCAATAAGATTTGGTTTTCAGTATGAGGGGCAATTTCGGCAGGCGATTGTGACCAAAGGGCGTAATAGAGATACCAATTGGTACGCCATCACTGACCGCGAATGGCCACTCATTAAGCAAGCATTTAATGATTGGCTGGCGAGAGATAACTTTGATAATGAAGGCAAGCAAAAAACACGTTTACAGGATTTACGAATTAGCCGCTGA
- the phoH gene encoding phosphate starvation-inducible protein PhoH — translation MGRQKAVIKARREAKRVIRRDSRSHRQREEENVTSLVQMGGVESIGMARDSRDTSVIQARTEAQGHYLSAIESKLLIFATGEAGCGKTFISAAKAAEALIHKEVDRIIVTRPVLQADEDLGFLPGDISEKFAPYFRPVYDILLRRLGSSFMQYCLRPEIGKVEIAPFAYMRGRTFENAVVILDEAQNVTASQMKMFLTRLGENVTVIVNGDITQCDLPRGVKSGLSDALERFAEDEMIGIIRFDKQDCVRSALCQHTLNAYS, via the coding sequence ATGGGAAGACAGAAAGCAGTGATCAAAGCTCGTCGTGAAGCTAAACGTGTTATTAGACGTGATTCACGTAGCCATCGCCAACGTGAGGAAGAAAACGTGACATCGTTAGTGCAAATGGGCGGTGTTGAATCAATAGGTATGGCGCGGGATAGCCGTGATACCTCCGTTATTCAGGCGCGTACGGAAGCTCAAGGTCATTACTTATCAGCCATAGAAAGTAAACTACTCATCTTCGCCACCGGTGAAGCGGGGTGTGGTAAAACCTTTATCAGCGCGGCCAAGGCCGCTGAAGCATTAATTCATAAAGAAGTTGATCGGATAATTGTGACGCGACCTGTACTACAGGCAGATGAAGACTTGGGCTTCTTGCCCGGTGATATTTCTGAGAAATTCGCGCCTTACTTCCGCCCGGTGTATGACATTCTGCTGCGCCGACTCGGATCTTCTTTCATGCAATATTGTTTACGGCCGGAAATCGGTAAAGTCGAAATTGCGCCTTTTGCGTATATGCGCGGGCGTACCTTTGAGAATGCGGTGGTGATCCTCGATGAGGCGCAAAACGTGACCGCCAGCCAAATGAAAATGTTTCTTACCCGCCTAGGTGAAAATGTCACTGTTATCGTGAATGGTGATATCACTCAGTGCGACCTGCCGCGTGGGGTGAAATCAGGTCTTAGCGACGCACTGGAGCGTTTTGCTGAGGATGAAATGATTGGCATTATTCGCTTTGATAAACAGGACTGTGTCCGCTCTGCACTCTGCCAACATACCTTGAATGCCTATTCATAA